A genomic region of Podarcis raffonei isolate rPodRaf1 chromosome 13, rPodRaf1.pri, whole genome shotgun sequence contains the following coding sequences:
- the C13H7orf57 gene encoding uncharacterized protein C7orf57 homolog isoform X2, giving the protein MRNTNKEPRGPPNRYAPCDWYYHVPLKRSEESVNSEAQQQPTSQIPGLGDFGDPHSEITFGGRRKWIKDTDSEYVKLAKQGGRPDLLRHFTPTPRKVSLGSYGAPEWYTHHGKPAAAATAADESKPRVSAMPDYMVHEEFKADQPASYEPKRGPFDFDMKSVWQRDAEDKENKEKREENGVQVEGSPGSTKEEIKLPAITPRYPHRTPQPIATKEFHGGNRLYFPPMPAHKKNEPVNFSKLISSGYGDEWLQQRDDWEKKNSQPNDSLLPPNSETSQPESTQTDNE; this is encoded by the exons ATGAGGAATACAAATAAAGAGCCCCGTGGACCCCCAAATCGATACGCACCATGTG ATTGGTACTATCACGTGCCACTCAAGCGATCAGAGGAGTCTGTTAATTCTGAAGCTCAACAGCAGCCAACATCCCAGATCCCAGGTCTCGGTGATTTTGGAGATCCTCACAGTGAGATTACATTTGGGGGGCGAAGGAAGTGGATTAAAGACACTGACTCAGAATATGTAAAGCTGGCAAAACAAGGAGGCCGACCTG ACTTGTTGAGACATTTTACACCTACTCCACGGAAAGTGTCTCTGGGGTCTTATGGTGCACCTGAGTGGTATACACATCATGGcaaaccagcagcagcagcaacagcagctgatgAGTCTAA GCCTCGAGTTTCAGCTATGCCAGACTACATGGTCCATGAGGAGTTTAAGGCTGATCAACCTGCCAGCTATGAGCCTAAAAGAGGGCCTTTTGATTTTGATATGAAAAGTGTTTGGCAAAGAGATGCTGAAGACAAAGAGaacaaagagaaaagagag GAAAATGGAGTACAAGTTGAGGGCTCTCCAGGCAGCACAAAAGAAGAG ATAAAGCTTCCTGCTATAACGCCAAGATACCCACACAGAACACCACAACCTATTGCAACTAAAGAATTTCATGGAGGAAACCGACTCTACTTCCCTCCAAT GCCTGCTCACAAAAAAAACGAACCTGTAAACTTCAGCAAACTGATCAGCAGTGGTTATGGAGATGAGTGGCTTCAACAGCGTGATGACTGGGAGAAAAAGAACTCGCAGCCTAATG ATTCTCTTCTTCCTCCAA
- the C13H7orf57 gene encoding uncharacterized protein C7orf57 homolog isoform X1, with product MRNTNKEPRGPPNRYAPCDWYYHVPLKRSEESVNSEAQQQPTSQIPGLGDFGDPHSEITFGGRRKWIKDTDSEYVKLAKQGGRPDLLRHFTPTPRKVSLGSYGAPEWYTHHGKPAAAATAADESKPRVSAMPDYMVHEEFKADQPASYEPKRGPFDFDMKSVWQRDAEDKENKEKREENGVQVEGSPGSTKEEIKLPAITPRYPHRTPQPIATKEFHGGNRLYFPPMPAHKKNEPVNFSKLISSGYGDEWLQQRDDWEKKNSQPNDSLLPPSEYQKKIEKRQKARKHTLSYKRKPRSQSGLEMGAQPKKPFFNLRIFRDIPARINTNRQ from the exons ATGAGGAATACAAATAAAGAGCCCCGTGGACCCCCAAATCGATACGCACCATGTG ATTGGTACTATCACGTGCCACTCAAGCGATCAGAGGAGTCTGTTAATTCTGAAGCTCAACAGCAGCCAACATCCCAGATCCCAGGTCTCGGTGATTTTGGAGATCCTCACAGTGAGATTACATTTGGGGGGCGAAGGAAGTGGATTAAAGACACTGACTCAGAATATGTAAAGCTGGCAAAACAAGGAGGCCGACCTG ACTTGTTGAGACATTTTACACCTACTCCACGGAAAGTGTCTCTGGGGTCTTATGGTGCACCTGAGTGGTATACACATCATGGcaaaccagcagcagcagcaacagcagctgatgAGTCTAA GCCTCGAGTTTCAGCTATGCCAGACTACATGGTCCATGAGGAGTTTAAGGCTGATCAACCTGCCAGCTATGAGCCTAAAAGAGGGCCTTTTGATTTTGATATGAAAAGTGTTTGGCAAAGAGATGCTGAAGACAAAGAGaacaaagagaaaagagag GAAAATGGAGTACAAGTTGAGGGCTCTCCAGGCAGCACAAAAGAAGAG ATAAAGCTTCCTGCTATAACGCCAAGATACCCACACAGAACACCACAACCTATTGCAACTAAAGAATTTCATGGAGGAAACCGACTCTACTTCCCTCCAAT GCCTGCTCACAAAAAAAACGAACCTGTAAACTTCAGCAAACTGATCAGCAGTGGTTATGGAGATGAGTGGCTTCAACAGCGTGATGACTGGGAGAAAAAGAACTCGCAGCCTAATG ATTCTCTTCTTCCTCCAAGTGAGTACcagaagaaaatagaaaagagGCAGAAAGCTAGGAAACACACATTGTCATACAAAAGAAAACCTAGATCTCAATCTGGACTTGAAATGGGGGCCCAGCCTAAGAAGCCATTCTTCAACCTCAGAAT